The segment ATTCATATCGCTTTTATTCCATTGTTGATTCCACCATTGTTAAAGGTCATGAATGAGTTAAAGTTGGATAGAAGATTGATAGCTTCTGTATTAACATTTGGATTGACTGCTCCGTACATCCTTCTTCCGGTAGGATTCGGACAGATCTTCCATGAGATTGTCGCTGTGAATATGAAGAGCAGCGGTCTTGAAATCAATGTGAATGATATACCAACGGCCATGCTTCTGCCAACAGCGGGAATGGTAGTCGGGCTTTTGATTGCTATTTTCATTTCATACAGAAAACCAAGAGATTACTCTAGTGAGTTTGATCAGGACTATGCAGCAGAAGGAACGGCATATTCAAACAAAGGCGTTATCTATGCCATTCTTGCCATCGTTGCAGGTTTGGTTGTCCAATTATTGTTTGACTCCATGGTATTCGGTGCCATGGCTGGAATCCTTGTGCTGTATATCACTCGTTCCGTAAAATGGAATGAAGCGGATTCCCTATTGTCTGAGGGTATGCAGATGATGGCGTTCATTGGATTTGTCATGATTGCAGCTTCAGGGTTTGCAGAAGTGCTAAAAGCCACAGGAGATGTAGAAAGCTTAGTGAAGCAAGCAGAATCCTTAATAGGAGATAATAAATCGCTTGCAGCCTTATTGATGCTGATTGTCGGACTTGTGGTGACAATGGGAATCGGTTCATCCTTCTCTACCATCCCAATCATCACGACCATCTTCGTACCATTATGCGTACAGCTGGGATTCAGTCCGATGGCGACCATTGCCATTATCGGAACAGCAGGTGCCCTTGGTGATGCAGGATCGCCCGCATCTGACAGTACATTAGGTCCAACCTCAGGACTGAATGCTGACGGCCAGCACAACCATATCTGGGATACATGCGTACCAACATTCCTGCACTACAACCTGCCACTCATCATCTTCGGATGGATTGCAGCCATTATCTTATAAGATTTAGGACACGGGGACAGGTTCCATAGCCGTCAAGTTAACAAGAAAAAATAGGTACGTAAACCAGTGATAGTAAGAAAACCCTATGACTATTCAAAATTTTTCCATATATAGACGACTTGAATGAAAGCT is part of the Falsibacillus pallidus genome and harbors:
- a CDS encoding Na+/H+ antiporter family protein; the protein is MNAVVIAVVVMLILSLLRVNVVFALLAGALIGGLTGGLSIEKTVEAFTDGLGGGASVALSYALLGGFAVAISKTGLPNLMVDVVLNVVGKKEDRTKKNLSKALIIFFILLMSCFSQNLIPIHIAFIPLLIPPLLKVMNELKLDRRLIASVLTFGLTAPYILLPVGFGQIFHEIVAVNMKSSGLEINVNDIPTAMLLPTAGMVVGLLIAIFISYRKPRDYSSEFDQDYAAEGTAYSNKGVIYAILAIVAGLVVQLLFDSMVFGAMAGILVLYITRSVKWNEADSLLSEGMQMMAFIGFVMIAASGFAEVLKATGDVESLVKQAESLIGDNKSLAALLMLIVGLVVTMGIGSSFSTIPIITTIFVPLCVQLGFSPMATIAIIGTAGALGDAGSPASDSTLGPTSGLNADGQHNHIWDTCVPTFLHYNLPLIIFGWIAAIIL